From the Helianthus annuus cultivar XRQ/B chromosome 17, HanXRQr2.0-SUNRISE, whole genome shotgun sequence genome, the window gaaactcggatttcctgtagaactcgaaaatcccttttaaagtctttaaaatgaccgaaaagcccctacggggcataatattaacttaaaactcgttacgggcattacggaaggtatcctactgataccaaaatacttttaaggcatattgacttaggaaataagcgtacgactctcatagttaaccgtttcgcctatttgcgcacacggtacggctcatggaactagttttcgtgcaatagccgatataggtcaaattatattatttgaaccccaaaatccagagtatgaactataaacccatataaaacgagtCGCTGAACTTGTTGGggccaaatcatactccattctcggttttcgccttttcgtgcgaattaaccatatctatatatcggaatcaaccggtttaagctacggctaatacaaggaccgttaggattctaagaggttaattaaaaccttcgttccagattaggagccccagtaaaagctatcggtgacttgatctaaattaaggatttatacttgcaaaggtaaatactttaacttatttcccctatatgggcttgggttacggtatattaataccgcttgattgagcattatataattccatcgcttaggtggttaattgattaaatatgattggctcatttaaacagttttgttgcttataagcctttggggggtttaatgaccgttgtcccggatatcctcggcatcattttacgaaatggccacgaccatcgacatcccggtgtaggcgtacacccggtataaagtgtcgacattaaaactaaaagacgtagccgttggtttttatactacggttttacgcaaacgtggtgtgtctataaatctttaacccggcacgacccgggctactgaacgcataaaagaacatgtaaaacgttcacaagatcattatgaattttcccaagttataaaagagtttgtgccttgtgcattcaaatcaattttaaataaacattttcaaatgtgtcagttgaatgtatttaccagtgtaaactgacgtattttccccaaaaagattaagtgcaggtacctaaacgtaattggctggtattagctccctagcgtcgggataagcctcgcaagcttgattgcagtatctaatggaacaatactttacttttatttacgatccactgtggatattcaacttctgtaatacattttgatattacgatcagaggttgaaatttatatatttatcttatgcttccgctgtgcattatataattgtgtggtttgactatattgttgccaacatcgtcacggtaatcccccaccgggcccaccggtgagacacgtggaaatcggggtgtgacagtttgtcaacattagtcctttatttaatattaatgccacgtgtaaacaaatgacacgtgttaacacatcattggacacaaaatttcgaggtgttacacacagggacgaaaacagtaattaactcaagtGAGGGGAAGGTgaggtgtggggggggggggggggtgggtaggggtgtagtttttttttttataaaagagtGGGTCCTACAAATAATAAATCTAttaagttattttattttatagtaaggatatttttgtcatttcacacccttttaactgagaaaactaattGATGTTaggcacagggactatccgggaacgaaaattgaaaagtggGGGACTATAGAGGTAATTTTAGAGAGTTagagactaaaggtgaaaaaagggcaaaccacagggactatccaggcaTTTAACTCTTATATAAATTAACTTTTTCAAATCCATTTTCACCAAACATCAATCTCATCCAATTTTACTACATTCCActctctttttttttaaatcttttcaaaaaaaTGGAAGGCTCAAACAAGGGTGAAGGCAAGAAAAAAATGGTAGGGTCCGGTTCGAAGTCGAGGGCTCAAGATAAACGTGGTTCGGGTGGTTCTAGTGTCCCGTTTCATCCGCACCTTGGGTTTGCGAATCAAACCCAACCTCCATTTTATTTTAACCAACCCATGCATCAACCTTTCGGTTATAATACCCAACCCATCCAAAATTGGATGCAACACGGTCCGACGATGACTCGACTCGGTTATTATGATTACTCCTTAGAAGCCCAAAATGCTTTTGGCCCGTTTGCTTTTCAAACCCCAAGCTCACTATCACCGAGACCTTTTCAAACCCCAATGTCACAATCACCGAGAGACGTACAAGATGACTCCAATGAGGAGTTCGTGCCGGAAACCCAAGAACAAGAGTTAGATGAGGATGAAGATGTTGTGGTTGAAGAAAATCCCGTGAACGAAAATGTAGCCGAAccggaaagaaaaggaaaagcgAAACGGGAAACTTGGACGCCTAgacaagaagaggcgttggcaaaGGCTTTTGTTCATTGCACTTTGAATAAAAAGAAAGGCAATCAACAAAAGGCGGATGAGTTTTGGAAGAAAGTTCTAAAGCACTACAATGAAACGGCCGGAGTAAGTAACCGAACCCACCACCAAGTTCGCTCAAAATGGATGACGATGCAAACAAATATTAACACATTCAACGGTCTATTTCATTAAGCGGTAATTTTTTATATGGTTTTTTTAACGAAATATTTGGATTAAGTTGTTgataatttattattttaggaTCGTTTATGCCCTAACGGGGATGACGATGCTTATGTAATGAAGCAAGCGCTAAAGGATTACAAAAGCAAAGAAAAAATTGATTTTGCTCATATTGCGGCTTGGGAGATTGTTAGAACAAATCAAAAGTGGTCGTCGGTACCTTTGTTGAATGAAGAAAGCTCCGGCTCGGGTCTAAAATGTaatgctttatttttatttataaaaagttgatgttttttccattttatcttaaatttaaaaaaaacagaaaataaaaaaaaaagtttgccactcagcaagtgtttaaacaattgccaacaattttcagcaaagtttaaacacttttgactgattgacatggcgcactttgattggtcggttttttggtttgccactccaaagtgtttaaccactcctaacACCCTAAGGGTGAACGGGCTGCATGCGGCAAAGAGGGCAGTGAACCCATTCATTGTGCGGGGAACACCGCTGCCACTTCTCTTTGTCGCGCGAAGTGCATGGAAATCGGTGAAGAGTCCCCGCATGTAAAAGTGTACCGTTGCAAATCTTGACCGTTTGAATTTTATGattaacggctatatagccgtttatatttagaaaaaaggttttttatatatttaaaaactatataaacccaacccatttTAAACAAATTCACACCAACTCAATTCCTTATTTCTCCAAAATTAAATTTCTACCTCTATTTTATTTATAATGGTGGAAGAAATACCATTGTTTTTCCCACCCGATAGCAATGACGACGAGTTAGCTTCAACCGACAGTAGCATACATTTTTTCCAAAATCTCATTGAGGAAGCCAAACTACAAGACACGGACACATGTAGTAAGAAACGTTTTGTTCGTCGTGATCGTGAGAGTGGCCACGAAACCCTTATGGCGGATTATTTTCTCGAGGACCCGAAATACAACGAAAATATTTTTCGACATAGGTTCTGTATTTCAAAacgtttgtttctaaaaattgtGAGCGACGTGGAAGCGAATAACTCGTGGTTTGAAGAGCGTATATGCGAGAATAAAGAAGGGTTTTACACCATTGCAAAAAGTTACATCGGCTATTAAACAAGTTGCAGTCGGTAACCCTCCAGACGAGAACGACGAGTATTTACATATGGCCGAAAGGACTTCCCACGAGTGTCTAGAATATTTCTGCGAAACGATATGTAAAATATACGCTCCCGAGTTCTTACCTATGCCAACAAGCCACGACATGACGCGTTTGTACCAAACTCATGAGAATAAACATCACCTTCTTGCTATAGTGAGTAGCCTTGATTGCACCCATTTCATCTTTTATCATTGCCCCGGTCCCGAA encodes:
- the LOC110923802 gene encoding uncharacterized protein LOC110923802 translates to MEGSNKGEGKKKMVGSGSKSRAQDKRGSGGSSVPFHPHLGFANQTQPPFYFNQPMHQPFGYNTQPIQNWMQHGPTMTRLGYYDYSLEAQNAFGPFAFQTPSSLSPRPFQTPMSQSPRDVQDDSNEEFVPETQEQELDEDEDVVVEENPVNENVAEPERKGKAKRETWTPRQEEALAKAFVHCTLNKKKGNQQKADEFWKKVLKHYNETAGDRLCPNGDDDAYVMKQALKDYKSKEKIDFAHIAAWEIVRTNQKWSSVPLLNEESSGSGLKCNALFLFIKKIPLFFPPDSNDDELASTDSSIHFFQNLIEEAKLQDTDTCSKKRFVRRDRESGHETLMADYFLEDPKYNENIFRHRFCISKRLFLKIVSDVEANNSWFEERICENKEGFYTIAKSYIGY